A single region of the Arthrobacter sp. PAMC25564 genome encodes:
- a CDS encoding LLM class flavin-dependent oxidoreductase produces MTTAPAPAAVADPAAPVGPHRILLGLNSFGDVGVFPDGHPIPHAQVLRQLLEQAELADEVGLHAFGVGEHHRRDFAVSAPEVFLAAAAARTKRIRLGSAVTVLSSDDPIRVFQRFATVDAISNGRAEVMLGRGSFIESFPLFGLDLADYEVLFEEKLELFDKARAQKPIHWEGRTRPAVNGLSVYPPLEHHLLPAWIGVGGTPESVLRCAEYGYPIIFAIIGGEPRSFAALAGLYREAMAKYGHPMQQVATHSPGHIAATDEEAREEFFPHWIAMRNRLGSERGWGPGSRAEFDAMCTAEGALYVGSPETVAAKIALLKKNLGVDRFDLKYSNGTLPHAAMMRSIELFGTEVAPRVAALLAGSSPAN; encoded by the coding sequence ATGACCACCGCACCCGCACCGGCCGCCGTCGCAGACCCGGCCGCCCCGGTCGGTCCGCACCGCATCCTCCTGGGCCTGAACAGCTTCGGCGACGTCGGGGTCTTCCCCGACGGCCATCCGATTCCGCATGCCCAGGTGCTGCGCCAGCTGCTCGAGCAGGCCGAGCTCGCGGACGAGGTCGGGCTCCATGCCTTCGGCGTCGGGGAGCACCACCGCCGCGACTTCGCCGTGTCTGCCCCCGAGGTCTTCCTCGCCGCGGCGGCCGCCCGGACCAAGCGGATCCGGCTCGGCTCGGCTGTGACGGTGCTCAGTTCCGATGACCCGATCCGGGTGTTCCAGCGCTTCGCCACCGTGGACGCGATCTCCAACGGCCGGGCCGAGGTCATGCTGGGCCGCGGCTCCTTCATCGAGTCCTTCCCGCTGTTCGGCCTGGACCTGGCCGACTACGAGGTCCTGTTCGAGGAAAAACTCGAGCTCTTCGACAAGGCGCGGGCGCAGAAGCCCATCCACTGGGAAGGCCGCACGCGCCCCGCCGTCAACGGGCTCAGCGTCTATCCGCCCCTTGAGCACCACCTGCTGCCGGCCTGGATCGGCGTCGGTGGGACCCCCGAATCGGTGCTGCGCTGCGCTGAGTACGGCTACCCGATCATCTTCGCGATCATCGGCGGCGAGCCGCGCTCCTTCGCCGCGCTGGCCGGCCTCTACCGCGAGGCCATGGCCAAGTACGGCCATCCGATGCAGCAGGTGGCCACGCATTCACCGGGCCACATCGCCGCCACCGACGAGGAGGCCCGGGAAGAGTTCTTCCCGCACTGGATCGCCATGCGCAACCGGCTCGGCTCCGAGCGCGGCTGGGGGCCGGGCAGCCGCGCCGAATTTGATGCCATGTGCACCGCCGAGGGTGCCCTGTACGTCGGCTCGCCCGAGACCGTCGCCGCCAAGATCGCCCTGCTGAAGAAGAACCTGGGCGTGGACCGCTTCGACCTCAAGTACAGCAACGGCACCCTGCCGCACGCCGCCATGATGCGCTCCATCGAGCTGTTCGGCACCGAAGTGGCGCCCCGCGTGGCAGCCCTGCTGGCCGGGTCTTCCCCGGCGAATTGA
- the hemB gene encoding porphobilinogen synthase has product MSFPIHRPRRLRTTPAMRRLTAEHRLSAAELILPAFIREGLTEPNPIASMPGVQQHTTDSLKRAAAEAVELGVGGIMLFGIPAKRDARGTASLDPEGVLNKGIRDIRAEVGDGLVIMSDVCLDEFTDHGHCGVLDANGYVDNDATLEIYGQMAVAQADAGAHMLGPSGMMDGQIAVIRQALEEAGHTNTAVVAYAAKYASAFYGPFREAVDSQLTGDRRTYQMDAANRREAILEVELDLAEGADIVMVKPAMSYLDIVADVAAMSPVPVAAYQISGEYSMIEAAAANGWIDRRAAITESVLGIKRAGANMVLSYWATELAGWLKESR; this is encoded by the coding sequence ATGAGCTTCCCGATCCACCGGCCCCGCCGGCTCCGCACCACCCCGGCGATGCGCCGGCTGACCGCCGAACACCGGCTCTCAGCCGCGGAACTGATCCTCCCCGCCTTCATCCGGGAGGGCCTCACGGAGCCCAACCCCATCGCCTCGATGCCCGGCGTCCAGCAGCACACGACCGATTCGTTGAAGCGGGCCGCCGCCGAGGCCGTGGAGTTGGGCGTCGGCGGAATCATGCTGTTCGGCATCCCCGCGAAGCGTGATGCGCGCGGCACCGCCTCGCTGGACCCGGAGGGCGTGCTCAACAAGGGCATCCGGGACATCCGTGCCGAGGTCGGCGACGGGCTCGTGATCATGAGCGATGTCTGCCTGGACGAATTCACCGACCACGGCCACTGCGGCGTACTGGACGCCAACGGCTACGTGGACAACGATGCGACCCTGGAGATCTACGGCCAGATGGCGGTGGCCCAGGCCGACGCCGGCGCGCACATGCTCGGCCCCTCCGGCATGATGGACGGCCAGATCGCCGTGATCCGGCAGGCACTGGAGGAAGCCGGGCACACCAACACCGCCGTCGTGGCCTATGCCGCCAAGTATGCCTCTGCGTTCTACGGCCCGTTCCGCGAAGCCGTCGATTCGCAGCTCACAGGGGACCGCCGCACCTACCAGATGGACGCCGCCAACCGCCGCGAAGCAATCCTGGAAGTCGAGCTGGACCTGGCAGAAGGCGCCGACATCGTTATGGTGAAGCCGGCCATGAGCTACCTCGACATCGTCGCCGACGTCGCCGCGATGAGCCCGGTCCCGGTGGCCGCCTACCAGATCTCCGGGGAGTACTCGATGATCGAGGCCGCCGCCGCCAACGGCTGGATCGACCGCCGCGCCGCCATCACCGAATCCGTCCTCGGCATCAAGCGGGCCGGGGCCAACATGGTGCTCAGCTACTGGGCCACCGAACTCGCCGGCTGGTTGAAGGAGTCCCGATGA